The following are encoded together in the uncultured Sphaerochaeta sp. genome:
- the dnaX gene encoding DNA polymerase III subunit gamma/tau: protein MAYEVTATRKRPQSFDGLVGQEFVVSTIKHAIEQGRIAHAYLFSGPRGVGKTSSARILARALNCEQGPTATPCGVCSNCREITQGNSVDVIEIDGASNTSVNDIRQIKDEVLFPPQTSKYKIYIIDEVHMLSTSAFNALLKTIEEPPAYIIFIFATTELQKVPATIRSRCQQFHFQLIDLDTIKNCLREAATDLEVEADDDALFWIAKESTGSMRDAYTLFDQVVSFSQGHITMEKISSKLGLVGIDQIVQIVSHLLDEHTDQALLAVQELLQAGVSVEQCIKDFTLFFRSLLFIKAGLHDDAILGVQSDRIPLALRNAYSSEQLEAALELLLKLYREIRYSLNPRFELELFISRLGSLPSLVSATTLVKKISQMREELLLGTVKLPPKKLEVQPDLLTTRETIKPREKTPPSSSVAALGQRREEPKEQSVPVKPVPVQSRPFTKGDLPALVGKLSSAPLLSQVVQAITEVTNDEGVLNLTFSTAFCQNKAEESTEKFRSLVKEISGFDGPIRFHCLETEKQEESPETEDSVVSKIASIFRGEITQQTNEM from the coding sequence ATGGCATATGAAGTAACAGCTACCAGGAAACGCCCCCAGTCTTTTGACGGCCTGGTAGGTCAGGAATTCGTGGTATCAACCATAAAACATGCGATCGAACAAGGAAGAATTGCCCACGCCTATCTGTTCAGTGGACCGAGAGGAGTAGGTAAGACTTCATCTGCCCGAATATTGGCAAGGGCCTTGAACTGTGAACAAGGACCCACAGCCACTCCTTGTGGCGTCTGTTCCAACTGTCGTGAGATCACCCAAGGCAACAGTGTTGACGTTATTGAAATCGATGGTGCAAGCAACACAAGCGTGAATGACATCCGGCAGATCAAGGATGAGGTACTCTTCCCTCCCCAGACCAGCAAGTATAAGATTTATATCATCGATGAAGTGCATATGCTCTCCACCAGTGCGTTCAATGCACTGCTGAAAACTATTGAAGAGCCCCCTGCTTACATCATCTTCATCTTTGCGACTACTGAACTGCAAAAAGTACCGGCTACCATACGATCACGTTGTCAGCAGTTTCATTTCCAGCTTATTGATCTCGATACCATCAAGAACTGTTTACGGGAGGCTGCAACTGACCTAGAAGTGGAAGCTGATGATGATGCACTGTTCTGGATCGCAAAGGAGTCCACTGGCTCCATGCGCGATGCCTACACGCTCTTTGACCAAGTGGTTTCCTTTAGCCAGGGACACATCACCATGGAGAAAATCAGCAGCAAGCTGGGGTTGGTCGGCATCGATCAGATTGTACAAATAGTCTCTCATCTATTGGATGAACATACCGACCAGGCACTGCTCGCTGTACAGGAGTTGTTGCAGGCAGGAGTATCGGTGGAACAGTGTATCAAGGACTTTACCCTCTTCTTCAGAAGCTTGCTGTTTATCAAGGCAGGGTTGCATGATGATGCAATCCTCGGAGTACAATCCGACAGGATTCCCCTAGCCTTGAGAAACGCCTATTCGAGTGAACAGCTGGAAGCAGCCCTTGAGTTACTACTCAAACTCTACCGGGAAATCAGGTACTCACTGAACCCACGATTTGAACTCGAGTTATTCATTTCCCGTCTTGGAAGCCTTCCTTCCCTTGTTTCAGCAACAACCTTGGTGAAGAAAATTAGCCAAATGCGGGAGGAACTACTCTTAGGGACAGTGAAACTTCCCCCAAAAAAGCTCGAGGTCCAACCTGACCTACTTACCACTAGGGAAACCATCAAGCCCAGGGAGAAGACGCCCCCGTCCAGCAGCGTTGCAGCTCTTGGGCAGAGAAGAGAGGAACCCAAAGAGCAGAGTGTTCCTGTAAAGCCGGTGCCTGTACAGAGTCGCCCATTCACCAAGGGCGATCTCCCTGCCTTGGTAGGCAAACTCTCCAGCGCTCCGCTGCTCAGTCAAGTAGTACAAGCAATTACGGAAGTAACGAATGATGAGGGAGTATTGAATCTTACCTTCTCCACCGCCTTCTGCCAGAACAAGGCAGAAGAGAGTACTGAAAAATTCAGATCCCTGGTCAAGGAGATTTCAGGGTTTGATGGACCGATTCGGTTCCACTGCCTTGAGACTGAGAAACAGGAAGAGTCCCCAGAGACTGAAGATTCAGTAGTCTCAAAGATCGCCTCGATTTTCCGGGGAGAGATCACCCAACAAACCAATGAAATGTAA
- a CDS encoding trehalase family glycosidase: MIKDMVPFVHFYDQDFVDMYDRSWVWIDELWKQGTEANGMSGSYLSYPGQTTFNQYLSCFSSLFLVYSNQNNSPFPMLDYFYQKQEANGAIRGEYSIEDGKPVFTATNPEGIFPPLFAYVEHGFYHKIGNKKRLKEVVPVLERYFSWIQATFQKPNGLYSVPIEACQSGNIPRDHVYYPLDFNAQLAVNALYMSAIGDILNDKELSFRYKRIYFSLKTRINSMMWDPDTNFYYDLDIKENRIENKYIGAYWTMLAEIPNDERAAYLIDYLKDPKEFGTDNPFPSVPVSSPAFSEDGNGHCGGVVPINTYMVIKGLEKFNQFIFARECAIRHMYFLLDTLHPDAETIGDVWEAYLPNKEGFSKTDEIPGFPRRRLMPYAGVVTITLMIENIIGLEISLPRKTVDWVMPSLEAMGIENLSLKRNMITILSNKTDRGWEIRLESEKLYYFTIEILGEKKKKTLPIPSGKCSMLIDKL; this comes from the coding sequence TTGATAAAGGATATGGTGCCGTTCGTACATTTTTATGATCAAGATTTTGTCGATATGTATGACAGGTCTTGGGTATGGATAGACGAACTTTGGAAGCAAGGAACCGAAGCCAATGGCATGAGCGGTTCCTATCTTTCATACCCTGGCCAGACAACCTTCAATCAGTATTTATCCTGTTTCTCTTCTCTTTTTCTGGTGTATAGCAACCAGAATAACTCTCCGTTCCCTATGCTTGACTATTTCTACCAGAAACAGGAAGCAAATGGAGCTATTCGTGGGGAGTACTCCATAGAGGATGGGAAGCCTGTCTTTACGGCAACAAACCCTGAAGGGATTTTCCCTCCTCTTTTTGCCTATGTTGAACATGGCTTTTACCATAAGATTGGAAACAAGAAAAGGCTGAAGGAGGTCGTTCCAGTACTGGAGCGATACTTCTCCTGGATCCAGGCAACGTTCCAAAAGCCCAATGGGCTCTACTCTGTTCCCATCGAAGCATGCCAGAGTGGTAATATTCCCCGTGACCATGTGTACTACCCATTGGACTTCAATGCACAGCTTGCTGTTAATGCCCTGTACATGTCTGCAATCGGCGATATCCTCAATGACAAGGAGTTGAGTTTCCGTTACAAGCGGATTTACTTCTCTTTGAAGACGAGGATAAACAGTATGATGTGGGATCCTGATACCAATTTCTACTATGATTTGGATATCAAGGAAAACCGCATTGAAAACAAGTATATCGGTGCTTACTGGACAATGCTTGCGGAAATTCCCAATGATGAACGTGCTGCTTACCTGATTGATTACCTCAAGGATCCGAAGGAGTTTGGAACTGACAACCCTTTCCCGAGTGTGCCGGTCTCTTCTCCTGCGTTCAGTGAGGATGGTAATGGGCATTGTGGTGGAGTTGTTCCCATCAATACCTATATGGTCATCAAGGGGTTGGAGAAATTCAACCAGTTCATTTTCGCAAGGGAGTGTGCCATCAGGCACATGTATTTCCTGCTTGATACCCTGCATCCCGATGCTGAAACCATAGGGGACGTGTGGGAGGCGTACCTTCCAAACAAGGAAGGCTTCTCCAAGACAGATGAGATTCCAGGCTTCCCGCGCAGAAGATTGATGCCCTATGCGGGAGTGGTCACCATTACCCTGATGATCGAAAACATCATCGGATTGGAAATTTCGCTTCCCAGAAAGACTGTCGATTGGGTCATGCCCTCCCTTGAAGCCATGGGAATCGAGAACCTCTCCTTGAAACGTAATATGATCACTATTCTCAGCAACAAGACAGACCGTGGCTGGGAAATTCGTCTTGAGAGCGAAAAGCTCTATTACTTCACCATTGAAATTCTTGGGGAGAAAAAGAAGAAGACTCTTCCGATTCCTTCCGGAAAGTGTTCAATGTTGATCGACAAGCTGTAA
- the recR gene encoding recombination mediator RecR: MTALENLIQTLSRLPGIGPKSASRLAYHLIKTEKSYNQNLSQAIATIQDRIFPCSICGSFTEADPCPVCSDASRDRTLLCVVEEPQDVLTIQSSGAYNGLYHVLGGAISPLDGVGPEQLSFSRLLQRIKEGQFTELIIATNPTEEGDTTALYIRHILKEHTELSITRLASGLPIGGDLEYADRITLARSLRGRVIF, from the coding sequence ATGACAGCATTGGAAAACCTTATCCAAACCCTCTCCCGTCTTCCTGGTATCGGCCCGAAGAGTGCCTCGAGACTCGCATATCACCTGATAAAGACTGAGAAGAGCTATAATCAGAACCTCAGCCAAGCAATTGCCACCATACAGGACCGAATTTTCCCCTGTTCCATTTGTGGCAGTTTTACCGAGGCCGATCCTTGTCCTGTATGTAGTGATGCTTCCCGGGACAGGACCCTTCTCTGTGTGGTGGAAGAACCCCAAGATGTACTGACCATCCAGTCCAGTGGGGCATACAATGGACTGTATCATGTGCTTGGGGGAGCGATCAGTCCACTCGATGGAGTCGGACCCGAACAGCTCTCATTCTCTCGTCTCCTGCAACGTATCAAGGAGGGTCAGTTCACAGAACTGATCATAGCCACCAACCCAACTGAAGAGGGAGATACAACAGCTCTTTATATCAGACATATTCTCAAGGAACATACAGAGCTCTCCATAACGCGACTGGCCAGTGGCCTGCCTATTGGAGGAGACTTGGAATATGCTGACAGAATTACTTTGGCAAGATCATTACGAGGGAGAGTGATATTCTAG
- the deoC gene encoding deoxyribose-phosphate aldolase translates to MKQVDVATYIDHTVLAASATRPMIEKLCKEAAQYHFASVCVNSCWVPLCVKLLEKSDVKVCTVVGFPLGAMATESKAFEAKTAVKAGAEEVDMVINIGFLKNHDDDLVQDDITAVKKACGNAHLKVIIETCLLNEEEKVRACRLAKASGADFVKTSTGFSTGGATAKDIALMRKTVGPELGVKASGGVRNYEDAIAMIEAGATRIGASSGIAIVEGSHGAN, encoded by the coding sequence ATGAAACAAGTAGATGTCGCTACATACATCGATCACACGGTGCTCGCAGCTTCTGCGACTCGTCCTATGATAGAGAAACTTTGCAAGGAAGCAGCCCAATATCATTTTGCTTCAGTATGTGTAAACAGTTGCTGGGTGCCGCTCTGTGTTAAATTGTTGGAAAAGAGCGATGTAAAGGTTTGTACCGTGGTTGGGTTCCCCTTGGGTGCAATGGCTACAGAGAGTAAAGCCTTTGAGGCCAAGACAGCTGTTAAGGCTGGGGCTGAAGAAGTTGATATGGTTATCAATATCGGGTTCTTGAAGAACCACGATGATGATCTGGTACAGGATGATATTACTGCAGTGAAGAAGGCTTGTGGGAATGCACACCTGAAAGTCATCATCGAGACCTGTCTTTTGAATGAAGAGGAGAAAGTACGTGCTTGTAGGTTGGCAAAAGCCAGCGGAGCAGACTTTGTAAAGACTTCCACTGGTTTTTCCACCGGTGGAGCGACTGCAAAGGACATTGCCTTGATGCGTAAGACAGTTGGTCCAGAGTTGGGTGTCAAAGCCTCTGGAGGAGTACGCAATTACGAGGATGCCATTGCAATGATTGAAGCAGGGGCTACAAGAATCGGGGCCTCAAGCGGCATTGCAATTGTAGAGGGGTCGCATGGCGCGAATTGA
- a CDS encoding TerB family tellurite resistance protein, which translates to MAWLGKLFGGTFGFMFGGPLGMIAGIAFGHMFDKAGDVGSTQTTRSTYTTLDREQMLFFVGAFSMLARIASSDGSVSSHERQKVLEFIRQDLRLGYREEEAAMRVFDTALTGGGTFDQFASQFYQNFSHAPNILQLMIDIFYRVAAADGVINSAEEAMIRRAAKIFRLSDSFVEMLCNRYGGCSNASDKSYAILNIPRTATDDEVKRAYRKLSIEFHPDTLASKGMGEEFLGHATAKFREIQDAYESIKRERGIR; encoded by the coding sequence ATGGCGTGGCTCGGTAAACTGTTTGGGGGTACCTTCGGATTTATGTTCGGAGGGCCCTTGGGAATGATTGCTGGAATTGCCTTCGGCCATATGTTTGACAAGGCCGGAGATGTAGGATCCACACAAACAACAAGAAGTACCTATACGACCCTCGATAGGGAGCAAATGCTCTTTTTTGTGGGTGCATTCTCGATGCTTGCAAGAATAGCGTCTTCTGATGGTTCGGTATCATCGCATGAACGTCAAAAAGTATTGGAGTTCATTCGTCAGGATCTTCGTTTGGGGTATCGTGAAGAAGAAGCTGCCATGCGAGTCTTTGATACGGCACTTACCGGTGGAGGAACGTTTGACCAGTTCGCTTCCCAGTTCTATCAAAACTTTAGCCACGCACCAAACATTCTTCAGTTGATGATCGATATCTTTTATCGTGTTGCTGCTGCTGATGGTGTTATCAACAGTGCAGAAGAAGCGATGATAAGGCGTGCTGCAAAGATATTCCGCTTAAGTGATAGTTTTGTTGAGATGCTTTGTAACCGCTACGGTGGCTGCAGTAATGCATCGGACAAATCCTATGCAATTCTCAATATTCCACGTACGGCTACTGATGATGAAGTGAAGCGTGCTTACAGAAAGCTCAGTATTGAGTTCCATCCAGACACCCTTGCATCTAAAGGCATGGGGGAGGAATTTCTGGGTCATGCGACGGCAAAATTCAGGGAAATTCAGGATGCATATGAATCAATCAAGAGAGAGCGCGGGATTCGCTAG
- a CDS encoding YigZ family protein: protein MKILKQRSQCEIEVKKSRFITIAQPIRELSEIKNLVNETRAEHPGANHVVHAAVVGPKGDLYSYSDDHEPKNTAGRPALEVLKGSGVTNILILIIRYFGGTLLGTGGLVKAYGDSAKEILSIIKTEELIEKTRFSFTIPYNLYELAKIDLELLQADIQNEEFTTDVSITGTLPRINTEQLSSRITELSGGQCEVSLTYL from the coding sequence ATGAAAATACTCAAGCAACGCTCACAGTGTGAGATTGAAGTAAAAAAGTCTCGATTCATAACTATCGCTCAACCTATCAGGGAACTCTCCGAGATCAAGAACCTGGTTAATGAAACGAGGGCTGAACATCCAGGGGCTAATCATGTTGTTCATGCTGCTGTCGTTGGACCAAAGGGAGATCTCTATAGCTATAGTGATGACCACGAACCCAAAAATACTGCAGGTAGACCCGCACTCGAGGTACTGAAAGGGAGCGGTGTCACCAATATCCTGATACTCATCATCCGTTACTTCGGAGGAACGCTATTGGGCACTGGAGGTCTGGTAAAAGCCTATGGCGATAGTGCCAAGGAAATCCTTTCCATTATCAAGACAGAAGAATTGATAGAGAAAACAAGGTTCTCATTCACGATACCCTATAATCTCTATGAGCTAGCAAAGATTGACCTCGAATTGCTTCAAGCGGATATTCAAAACGAGGAATTCACGACGGATGTTTCCATCACAGGTACACTGCCGAGAATCAATACTGAACAATTATCTTCCAGAATAACAGAACTCTCTGGCGGTCAGTGTGAGGTTAGTCTTACCTATTTGTAA
- a CDS encoding 8-oxo-dGTP diphosphatase, with amino-acid sequence MILQTIEQYYTWALIAILLLNLAQRKIPGTYKKRFATIYLASILLLFEVGVVVILSRDLNHNLGWLVVIICAGLLFLLRKRALPFRFHCVECDKRLDFNHIIGHDDNLCQECHYKAHPEEAKAEEEKKKELAQPEEAEEDTRYRDAASVADIDWDLWEPKEVCVITYLFNDDQVLLIDKKTGLGSGLVNAPGGHIEETETALEAAKREFTEETGLEVDDLRLVGKLNFQFRDGLSERGYVYFAHSFSGKLQETDEANPFWCPVSEIPYDKMWEDDIHWLPLAMEGKRFEGSFIFDGQTMVDKLVTTEEDDEEEL; translated from the coding sequence ATGATTCTTCAAACCATCGAACAATACTATACTTGGGCTCTGATCGCTATCCTCTTACTCAATCTTGCCCAACGAAAAATTCCGGGAACCTATAAGAAACGGTTTGCCACCATCTACCTAGCCTCCATCTTACTTCTTTTTGAGGTAGGGGTGGTAGTCATACTCTCCAGAGATCTGAACCACAATCTCGGTTGGTTGGTAGTCATCATCTGTGCAGGACTTCTTTTCCTATTGAGAAAGCGAGCCCTTCCATTCCGTTTCCACTGCGTTGAGTGTGACAAGCGACTTGATTTCAACCACATCATCGGTCATGACGACAATCTGTGCCAAGAGTGCCACTACAAGGCTCATCCTGAAGAAGCCAAAGCGGAAGAAGAAAAGAAGAAAGAGCTTGCACAACCAGAAGAGGCTGAAGAGGATACACGCTATCGTGACGCGGCCTCTGTTGCAGACATTGACTGGGATCTGTGGGAACCTAAGGAAGTGTGTGTCATTACCTATCTGTTCAATGATGATCAAGTGCTTCTTATTGACAAGAAGACTGGCTTGGGCTCTGGACTCGTAAACGCTCCCGGCGGTCATATTGAAGAGACTGAAACCGCTCTTGAAGCTGCAAAACGTGAATTTACCGAGGAGACTGGTCTTGAGGTTGATGACCTGCGGCTCGTTGGAAAGCTTAACTTCCAATTCCGTGATGGTCTTTCAGAACGAGGATATGTCTATTTTGCTCACTCCTTTAGTGGCAAACTCCAAGAAACCGATGAAGCAAACCCCTTCTGGTGCCCGGTAAGTGAGATTCCCTATGACAAGATGTGGGAGGATGATATTCACTGGCTTCCACTTGCCATGGAAGGAAAACGCTTTGAAGGTTCCTTCATCTTCGATGGACAGACAATGGTAGACAAGTTGGTCACCACCGAAGAGGACGATGAAGAGGAGCTCTGA
- a CDS encoding M28 family peptidase, whose translation MTSEPIPTQLQVVTVWCGMRMQGKWYSIRFLDSIGCTRHDETIMKFPLPRKRKKPPTLVDGQKEKPRQKLETLKAGKLATLALAFTKALVDLYGPRIAGSDAGHSAAEAIEDAYKHFCDETTRTKFPLDTKVHSQPFTILIILYPLLVVLMLVGLPWISLFLFFGFCYYATREIYLYRPFSCKNRCNAEGVNVHGVLEPKEEVLHTLIFSSHHDSAPLHRYNQLEWISYVKNVLIPVGLFIACGLLALVQVFSELLASALLLPNIPSLVLLILLILFLGATPLLFPLRSMYEKEGSPGAGDNLVSVGVTVQLARYFHWRKDCGKPLRNTRLIFCSFDGEEAALQGSRHWYASMADSLIDPIALNFDSVYYSDQITFLEKDVNGTQPLDASLARRCTEIARSMGYESRSESIPRLWGGTDAAEASRCGISATTLTAVAWDDRSKPSVQHTRNDVVEAIEPSALERALSIAIKLTDMVDGNRLWEERIKEEEAPPTEVSLSFSKLTNR comes from the coding sequence ATGACTAGTGAACCAATCCCTACCCAATTACAGGTGGTCACAGTATGGTGTGGGATGCGCATGCAAGGCAAGTGGTACAGCATTCGCTTTCTTGACAGCATAGGTTGCACTCGTCATGATGAAACAATCATGAAGTTTCCTCTTCCAAGAAAACGCAAGAAGCCGCCTACGCTGGTGGATGGCCAAAAAGAGAAACCTAGGCAAAAACTCGAGACATTGAAAGCCGGTAAGCTTGCTACCCTTGCCTTGGCCTTCACCAAGGCTCTTGTTGATCTCTATGGCCCAAGGATAGCTGGTAGTGATGCAGGTCATAGTGCCGCTGAAGCAATTGAGGATGCGTATAAACATTTCTGTGATGAAACTACCAGGACCAAATTCCCCCTCGATACGAAGGTTCATAGTCAACCTTTCACGATTCTTATCATCCTCTATCCTCTTTTGGTGGTCCTTATGTTGGTTGGATTGCCTTGGATCTCACTTTTCCTTTTTTTTGGCTTTTGCTATTACGCCACCAGGGAAATCTATCTCTACCGACCTTTTTCCTGTAAAAATCGGTGCAACGCTGAAGGGGTGAATGTCCATGGAGTCTTGGAACCAAAAGAAGAGGTACTACACACCCTTATTTTCAGTTCCCATCATGACAGTGCTCCTCTACACCGATACAACCAGCTGGAGTGGATATCCTACGTAAAAAACGTTCTCATACCGGTTGGATTATTTATCGCTTGCGGATTGCTGGCCTTGGTACAGGTTTTTTCTGAGCTTCTTGCAAGTGCTTTGTTATTGCCAAATATTCCTTCCCTTGTACTTCTCATTCTCCTTATTCTTTTTCTGGGCGCAACCCCTCTGTTATTTCCCCTGCGGTCGATGTATGAGAAGGAGGGGTCTCCTGGAGCAGGGGACAATCTTGTTTCTGTGGGGGTGACTGTACAACTTGCCAGATATTTTCATTGGAGAAAGGATTGTGGGAAGCCTCTAAGGAATACTCGATTGATCTTTTGCTCCTTTGACGGGGAAGAAGCAGCACTGCAGGGGTCAAGGCATTGGTACGCATCAATGGCTGACTCATTGATTGATCCAATCGCATTGAACTTTGATTCCGTCTACTATAGTGACCAGATTACCTTCCTAGAGAAGGATGTGAATGGAACCCAACCGCTTGATGCTTCCTTGGCAAGGCGCTGTACGGAAATTGCCCGCTCAATGGGGTATGAATCCAGAAGCGAATCAATTCCACGTCTCTGGGGCGGTACCGATGCTGCAGAAGCGAGCAGGTGTGGTATTTCAGCCACCACCCTGACCGCAGTTGCTTGGGATGACCGTAGCAAACCATCGGTGCAGCACACTCGCAATGATGTAGTGGAAGCGATAGAGCCGAGTGCCTTGGAAAGAGCGCTCTCCATAGCCATCAAACTCACTGATATGGTAGATGGCAACCGATTATGGGAAGAGCGTATAAAAGAAGAGGAGGCCCCCCCGACTGAGGTTTCCTTGAGCTTCTCAAAGCTTACAAATAGGTAA
- a CDS encoding YbaB/EbfC family nucleoid-associated protein, translating into MDMNPFELLKNMKGIQENVKKMQEMLPTITATGSAGAGMVEVTINGKFIVTDIHIEKDIVDPDDLGTLQVLLSSAFNDASTKIQQKIQSEGMKYAGPLGGFTPQA; encoded by the coding sequence ATGGATATGAACCCTTTTGAACTGTTGAAAAATATGAAAGGCATTCAGGAGAATGTGAAGAAAATGCAGGAAATGCTTCCCACCATTACTGCAACAGGAAGTGCCGGTGCAGGCATGGTTGAAGTTACCATCAATGGAAAATTCATTGTCACTGACATACATATTGAAAAAGATATCGTCGACCCAGATGATTTAGGTACACTTCAGGTATTGTTGAGCAGTGCCTTCAATGACGCATCAACAAAAATCCAGCAGAAGATCCAGAGTGAAGGTATGAAATATGCCGGTCCTTTGGGTGGCTTCACCCCACAGGCCTAG
- a CDS encoding aldo/keto reductase codes for MKRSSDLALGSWQFGPSHGFWTGSTTQASRLTISTAYKAGIRHFDTAPAYGNGLAEQLLGSVLSGKSVQIDTKFMPKHPNLVEQDVQKSLDRLKRTSINTLYLHWPSSSVDLRPIVESAACLIEQGKVQSLGLSNTPLSLVQRLQDLPITFLQIPCSLLWTRGLEEYKEYAEKQGLSLVGYSPLGLGLLSGNHHLRPNDSRGNLYVYQDRAYSVFIELLELLSFLAKEKALSMAQLALAWARSQDFESILVGARSPQQLLPLLETDVISLDEEEKRLLDEVARRLSACAPPSWDNLFGHRW; via the coding sequence ATGAAGAGGAGCTCTGACCTAGCTCTGGGAAGCTGGCAGTTCGGTCCCAGCCATGGATTTTGGACCGGGAGCACCACACAAGCTTCCCGTCTTACAATCAGTACTGCATACAAGGCAGGTATCAGACATTTTGATACCGCCCCAGCATATGGAAATGGCCTTGCCGAGCAATTGCTCGGTTCAGTCCTTTCTGGAAAATCAGTTCAAATCGATACAAAGTTCATGCCCAAACATCCCAACTTGGTGGAACAAGATGTCCAGAAAAGCCTTGATCGTCTTAAGAGGACCTCGATTAATACCCTGTACCTGCATTGGCCTAGCTCTTCGGTAGACCTTAGACCCATCGTGGAATCTGCAGCATGTCTTATCGAGCAAGGAAAAGTTCAATCCCTTGGACTTTCCAATACCCCCCTCTCCTTGGTGCAAAGGTTGCAGGACCTTCCCATCACGTTCCTGCAAATACCTTGTTCACTCCTGTGGACAAGGGGCCTGGAAGAGTATAAGGAATATGCAGAGAAACAAGGCCTCTCCTTGGTGGGATACAGCCCACTGGGCCTCGGCTTGCTCAGTGGCAACCATCACCTAAGGCCTAATGACAGCAGGGGGAATCTCTATGTGTACCAAGATAGAGCCTATTCGGTATTCATCGAATTGCTTGAGCTGCTCTCTTTCCTTGCAAAAGAGAAAGCACTAAGCATGGCTCAGCTTGCCCTGGCATGGGCCCGGAGCCAGGATTTTGAAAGCATCCTTGTTGGAGCACGTTCACCACAGCAGCTGTTACCGCTCCTGGAAACCGATGTAATCAGCCTTGACGAAGAAGAGAAAAGGTTGTTGGATGAAGTGGCAAGACGATTAAGTGCATGCGCTCCCCCTTCTTGGGACAATCTTTTCGGACATAGGTGGTAG
- a CDS encoding diacylglycerol kinase family lipid kinase: MAERELFVILNPHAAKGRAKKQGDLIKALLSQSGNHVELVYTKKGEGAEQLAWQATCERRDAIIAAGGDGTVNETVNGMLKAAAEKQLPVPTLGVIPIGRGNDFAWGMQVPKSLKEACSVILQGTKRTIDAGIVHGGKYPKGRYFINGLGVGFEPLVNFLASDFKHVSGTPSYVFALIRILMHYPAPYSVELTLDGEMQKLQTQQLSICNGRRMGSAFLMGPDALFDDGLFDVVYANAPVPSWKLVPLALTFFKGGQVKRKEFSVSRVKEVKMVSSDHPMPVHVDGEEISQGCMEFSATLLEAVLPVFC, encoded by the coding sequence ATGGCTGAGCGAGAGCTTTTCGTTATTCTGAATCCACATGCAGCGAAGGGAAGAGCAAAAAAGCAAGGGGATCTGATCAAAGCCTTGCTTTCCCAATCTGGGAATCATGTGGAACTGGTTTATACCAAGAAGGGTGAAGGGGCCGAACAGCTGGCATGGCAGGCAACGTGTGAAAGGCGGGATGCAATCATTGCTGCTGGCGGGGACGGCACCGTCAACGAAACGGTTAATGGAATGTTGAAGGCTGCAGCAGAGAAGCAGCTGCCGGTACCGACCCTTGGGGTAATACCGATTGGACGGGGCAATGATTTTGCCTGGGGTATGCAGGTACCGAAATCTCTCAAAGAAGCCTGCTCTGTAATTCTACAGGGTACCAAGCGGACTATTGATGCAGGTATTGTACATGGTGGGAAGTATCCAAAGGGACGATACTTCATAAATGGCCTTGGTGTCGGATTTGAGCCACTGGTAAACTTTCTTGCCAGTGATTTCAAGCATGTATCGGGGACTCCCAGCTATGTCTTTGCACTTATCAGGATCCTGATGCATTATCCTGCTCCGTATTCGGTTGAGCTTACCTTGGATGGAGAGATGCAAAAACTCCAGACACAGCAACTCTCCATTTGCAATGGAAGGAGAATGGGGTCAGCATTCCTGATGGGTCCGGATGCGCTTTTTGATGATGGATTGTTTGATGTTGTATATGCAAATGCTCCTGTTCCCAGTTGGAAATTGGTTCCTCTTGCGCTTACCTTCTTCAAGGGAGGACAGGTCAAGCGTAAAGAGTTCAGTGTATCAAGAGTGAAAGAGGTGAAGATGGTAAGCAGTGATCATCCGATGCCTGTACATGTTGATGGCGAGGAGATTTCTCAAGGGTGTATGGAGTTTTCCGCTACGCTTTTGGAAGCAGTCCTGCCGGTGTTTTGCTGA